From one Orcinus orca chromosome 10, mOrcOrc1.1, whole genome shotgun sequence genomic stretch:
- the IQCF2 gene encoding LOW QUALITY PROTEIN: IQ domain-containing protein F2 (The sequence of the model RefSeq protein was modified relative to this genomic sequence to represent the inferred CDS: substituted 1 base at 1 genomic stop codon) — translation MGVRFCTDGNSILIVIEDSEDEIRLKQKKKQKQKXQQKKEVERIKAAEKIQAWLRGTLVHQTLLHAALKAWIIQCWWRLTMDRLWQKKRRAALISYAHTERAVVKLQALVCMWHIHWCYCQVLNAIYMIQYHWQGHNYQTCALLRGHCVVTATHLQFHIEIINP, via the exons ATGGGGGTTCGATTTTGT ACAGATGGCAATTCAATTTTAATTGTGATTGAGGATTCCGAAGACGAAATTAGGTTGAAGCAGaagaagaagcagaagcagaagtaGCAGCAGAAAAAAGAGGTAG aaagaataaaagcagCCGAGAAGATCCAGGCCTGGTTGCGTGGAACCCTGGTGCACCAGACATTGTTACACGCAGCCCTCAAGGCCTGGATCATTCAGTGCTGGTGGAGACTGACAATGGACAGGCTGTGGCAGAAGAAGCGGAGGGCAGCCCTGATTTCCTACGCACACACAGAGAGGGCAGTGGTCAAGCTCCAGGCTTTGGTCTGTATGTGGCACATCCACTGGTGTTACTGCCAGGTGCTCAATGCCATCTACATGATCCAGTACCACTGGCAAGGCCACAACTACCAGACCTGTGCTCTTCTCCGGGGCCACTGTGTAGTCACAGCCACTCACCTGCAGTTCCACATTGAAATCATCAACCCCTAA